The Oncorhynchus kisutch isolate 150728-3 linkage group LG14, Okis_V2, whole genome shotgun sequence genomic sequence TCTGGCACAACGAGGAATTTCTCAAAATGTCTGGCCTGCTAATGGTACTCCAGGTGAGGAATTTAGGATCCTGGGTGAGGGAGTgtggatcatcatcatcatcagggtAGGGAAGTTTGTCGTTAAAATAGACGAAGACAGGGTGGGTGTTGGTTCCATTCACGTCACGCTTCTCAAAGACCGTGAAGCCAGGCTGGTAGCCATCTCCTGGTTGCACATACCTCAATGAGTTAAAATGGGGAGATCCTAAATAGTTCTCCTGTAAAACACTAACATTCTCATCCGACATTCATGATTTATTAAATTAACTCATACTGGTAACAGAATATTTTACTAGATTAGCTTGTTTTTATGGATTTCACTGAACCACATAACCAGGCCAAGATGTTGCATACTGAATTGGTAGCCAAACCAATTGCAGGGGAAACCCAGGACCACAAAATGATCCAAGacggcgtagcagtcagacgtatttgtccttcgtcttgtcatgtcccatgtatatatattatatatataatatatataagtataagtatatatatataaaaataaataaaagggaacactaaaataacacatcctagatctgaatgagtgaaatattcttattaaatacttttttctttacatagttgaatgtgctgacaacaaaatcacacaaaaaatatcaatggaaatcatatttatcaacccatggaggtctggatttggagtcacactcaaaattgaagtgaaaaaccacactacaggctgatccaactttgatggaatgtccttaaaacaagtcaaatgaggctcagtagtatgtgtggcctccacatgcctgtatgacctccctacaacgcctggacatgcgcctgatgaggtggcggatggtctcctgagggatctcctcccagacctggaataaagcatccgccaactcctggacagtctgtggatgggagcgagacatgatgtcccagatgtgctcaattggattcaggtctggggaacgggcaggccagtccatagcatcaatgccttcctcctgcaggaactgctgacacactccagccacatgaggtctagcattgtctggCATTAGgagaacccagggccaaccgcaccagcatatggtctcacaaggggtctgaggatctcatctcggtacctaatggcagtcaggctacctctggcgagcacatggagggctgtgcgccccccccccaaagaaatgccaccccacaccatgactgacccaccgccaaaccggtcatgctggaggatgttgcaggcagcagaacgttctccacggcgtctccagactctgtcacatgctcagtgtgaacctgctttcatctgtgaagagcatagggtgccagtggcgaatttgcaaccttggtgttctctggcaaatgccaaacgtcctgcacggtgttgggctgtaagcacaacccccacctgtggacgtcgggccctcataccaccctcatggagtctgaccagtttctgaccatttgagcagacacatgcacatttgtggcctgctggaggtcattttgcagggctctggcagtgctcctccttgcacaaaggcggaggtagcggtcctgttgCTGGAttattgccctcctacggcctcctccacgtcttctgatgtactggcctgtctcctggtagcgcctccatgctctggacactacgctgacagacacagcaaaccttcttgccacagctcgcattgatgtgccatcctggatgagctgcactacctgagccacttgtgtgggttgtagactccgtctcatattaccactagagtgaaagcaccgccagcattcaaaagtgaccaaaacatcagccaggaagcataggaactgagaagtggtctgtggtcaccacctgcagaaccactcctttattgggggtgtcttgctaattgcctataatttccacctgttgtctattccatttgcacaacagcatgtgaaatgtattgtcagtgTTACTTCCTAAGCGGACAGTTTGAtctcacagaagtgtgattgacttggagttacattgtgttgtttaaatgttccctttatttttttgagcagtgtatttttcgCATATCTTATATTTTTCTAAACCCTTACTTCAAactactctcctgcaacccgcctcacccaatgtggtgtcgACCCGCTTTTTCCACTAACGTATGTCTGCCTCGATTACTGGAATCTCTCCAACACCCCGGATTCCtatcgcaagctctgaaccttctcACTTTCCGACTTTCACAGCTAACGTCCCCTGaatgctagctgtctagagcgcAACAGACTGTTGGCTTACGAGGCCCATCGAATACATGCCGAAGTCACTAGCTAGCAGTCAGCTATCctttgctagcggtcatcagctacatTTATACCTTttaactctcgccagtctgtacagcgagactcaaaccagagctagtcggacttattcttctcgatatctccggattcctaccgcaagctctgaacctatttatttatttaaatttgtattattttttattttatccaCCTGGAATCATAGCAGCTAACGACCCCTGAACGCACAGCCGCTAATCTGCGGCCTGCTAGCTATCTAAAGCACATTGGACTGCTGGCTTAAGAGGCCCTTCGGACATATTTCTTTGGCCACTAtacatattttgccaattggcctggtttaccacacggagccctgctgatccgtccGCTGATGTAACTGCACGAGGGGGCCACAACAGACTTCCCTCTGTCGCGTCATCCCTCTAAGGACTTTCTGTTAGCCCCGTGCAGTTAGCTGCCTGAAGCCACCCAGTAGACTTGTATGATCACCCGGCTACGCATGACTTTCCCTAACGTCACCATGCCGTGTCGATTGCTGTTCTGGTTTGtaactattgttttatttcactgtagagcctctagcactgctcaactaacaatttagttccaccccccacacacgcagtgacatcacctggtttaaatgctatttctagagaCAACATCTATTTCATTATCACTATATgcacaggtttacccccactgtattcacatcctactataccttagtctgtacattatgccttgaatatattctaccgtgcccagaacTCTGCTCCTTTTCCTCTCTGTTCTGAACAAACTAGGCATCCAGTTctgttagcctttagccgtacccttatcctactcctctggtgatgtagaggtcaATCGAGGCCCCGCAGTGTCTActaccactcccatcccccaggctctctcatttgttgacttttgcaaccgtaaaagccttggtttcatgcatgttaacattagaagcctcctccgtaagtttgttttattcactaccctagcacactccaccaatccggatgtcctagcagtgtctgaatcctggcttaggaagaccaccaaaaaccttaATTTCCATTcctaacattttccgacaagatagaactgccaaaggggacggtgttgcaatttactgcaaagatagaactctgcaggttgtcttactatccaggtctgtacccaaacaatttgaccttctacttctaaaaatgaacctttccagaaacaagtctctcaccattgctgcttgctatagacccccctctgcccccagctgtgccctcgacaccatatgtgatttgattgccccccatccatcttctgagctcgtgctgctaggtgacctaaactgggacatgcttaacaccccggccatcctacaatctaagcttgatgccctcaatctcacacaacttatcaatgaacctaccagatataaccccaaatccttaaacacgggcaccctcagatatcatcctaactaactcaccctccaaatacacctctgctgttttcaaccaagatctcagcgatcactgcctcattgcctgcatccgtaatgggtctgcgagcaaacgaccacccctcatcactgtcaaacgctccctaaaacacttctgcgagcaggcctttctaatcgacctggccggggtatgctGGAACGACATTGGCCTCATCccgacagtagaggatgcctggttattctttaaaagtgccttcctcaccatcttaaataggcatgccccattcaaaacatgtagaaccaggaatagatatagcccttggttcactccagacctgtctgcccttgaccagcacaaaaacatcctgtggtgtactgcattagcatcgaatagccaccgtgatatgcaacttttcagggaagttaggaaccaatatacacaggcagttaggaaagctaaggctagcttttttaaacagaaatttgcatcccacagaacaaactcaaaaaagttctgggacactaaagtccatggacaataagagcacctcatcccagctacccactgctctGAAGCTAGGAAACACTTTTACAACCGACAAATCCACTagaattgagaatttcaataagcatttctctacggctttccacctggctacccctaccccggtcaactgcccggcaccctccacagcaaacCGCCCAAGCgaccaccatttctccttcacccatatccagatagcggatgttctgaaagagctgcaaaacctggacccctacaaatcagccaggctagacaatctggaccctccctctcttaaattatctgccgaaattgttgcaacccctattactagcctgttcaaccgctcatattgtctgagattccaaaagattggaaagctgccgcagtcatccccctcttcaaagggggagacactctagacccaaactgctacagacctatatctatcctaccctgcatctctaaggtcttcgaaagtcaagttaacaaacagattactgaccattttgaatcacatcgtaccttctccgctatgcaatctggtttcaaagctggtcatgggtgcaccttagccacgctcaaggtccttaacgatatcataactgccatcgataagagatattactgtgcagctgtattcatcgacctggccaacgctttcgactctgtcaatcaccagatTCTTattgacagccttggtttctcaaatgtttgcctcgcctggttcaccaactacttctctgatagagctcagtgtgtcaaatcggagggcctgttgtccgcacctctggcagtctctatggggctgccacagggttcaattctcgggccgactcttctctgtatacttcaatgatgtcgctcttgctgctggtgattctctgatccaccgttacgcagacaccattctgtatacttctggcccttctttggacactcttaacctccagacgagcttcaatggcatacaactctccttccgtggcctccaactgctcttaaacgcaagtaaaactaaatgcttgctattcaaccgatcattgctcacacctgcccgcccatccagcatcactactctggacgacttagaatatgtggataactacaaatacctaggtgtctggctagactgtaaactctccttccaaactcacattaagcatctccaatcaaaaatttaatctagaatcggcttcctctttcgcaacaaagcttccttcactcatgctgccaaacataccctcgtaaaactgaccatcctaccgatccttgacttcggcgatgtcatctataaaatagccttcAAACACTCAACTCAGCAAACtgaatgtagtctatcacagtgccatccgttttgtcaccaaagccccatatactacccttcactgcgacctgtacgctctcgttggctggccctcgcttcatactcgtcgccaaacccactggctacaggttatctacaagtctctgctaggtaaagcgctGCCCTATCTCAGccagctggtcaccatagcagcactcacTCGTAGCACAcggtccagcaggtatatctcactggtcacccccaaagcaaattcctcctttggtcgcctttccttccagttctctgctgccactgactggaacgaactgcaaaaatcactgaagctggatattccccatctccctcactagctttaagaaccagctgtcagagcagctcacagatcactgcacctgctcatagcccatctacctacctcattcccatactgtatttatttattttgcaccacagtatctctacttgcacatctatcattccagtgtttaattgccatattgtaattacttcgccaccatggcctatttattgccttaaatCCCTTATTTGAACTCACTGTacatagactctttttttctactgtattattgactgttttgttcattccatgtgtaactccgttGTTGTgcgtgtcgaactgctatgctttatcttggccaggttgcagttgcaaatgagaacttgttctcaactagcttacctggttaaataaaaaggtgaaataaaaaaatagaaatagcTGGTGAGGGTACTTGCTCTGGAGAAGGTTGAGCTGGCTATAGTCCTGTGTGGTTGTCCCTCAGAGGGATGCCACATCCTCAATGAGGACCAACCGCCCTTCGAAGCACATTAGAGTCTACTGAATCCCCCTCCAGCATTGTGGACTTCAGATCATAGGTCTTAGCAATGAACGTCATGGTCCTGTACTATGGTCACGCTGGCAGAAGTGAGGACCAGTGGGTCTGTGTTAATCCCACTACAGCTCATCTGACTTCAAAAAAATATATGCTACCATTCTACCTTACCTGGGTGTCAAATAACTGCAGAAAACGAATACCCACCTGACATACAattctctaacacacagacatgctCATATTTCAGCTTGTAAACTTGCACAGATCGGTATGAAGAGGGTCATGTTATATCAAACCTGTGGTTATACCTTGCATGGTTTGTTAAAACAGCATAATATCATAACAGGATTAATTGCACACTAAATAGTGTAAATAGTGTCATACAAATTTCATTTAGGCATTAAACATGCCATTTTATATCTTCACCCCTTCAAGTTTTTGTATTAAGGACAAATACACCTAGTGGTTTTAGTCAGACTCGGCTGTTAATCTGATCTTGTAAAAATGTATTCCACAGTATCAAAACATTTACCAGAGATCTAATGTAAAATAAAATGCACTGTGGTTGTAGCTATTTACAGTTGTTTGTCATGACAAACAACTTTTTTTCCTGGGAGAATAATGAGGAAGGGAACCATGTATTATGATATGGGCACAATCTTCAGCTTTAGGCCCTAGAACTAGCATATCTCAGGTTCTAACCATCAGCCATTTATCAAGTCATTACCTGCCTTTCCCagtatttgattttttttttaaatgactgtcCAACTTGATCTTCTAGTTCTATTTAAAAACTCAAAGGAACAAGGCTTTACTCAACTCCCCTTTAGTAAATCTCAAAAACAAACCACAAGATCTCCAATAAATTAATGTGGACTTTTAATTAGTATTTGTTATTTTTCACACAAACAAAAAAAAGATTCTTATTGCTAGCACAGCGATTAAAAAACTTCACAAAAACAGTCAGCAATCAGTGACACCCTAAATGCCCTTTATAATAGTATATGTGTATGCACAATTGTGGCATTTGCTAAAGGTTTTCAACCTGGAAAAACACTTAGTATTAGCAGTGAAATTCACACAACATACTCAAAGATTGAGTTGAACATTTTCAGTTTTAGATTGAGTTTTTGCGTTAATGCTTGTCTGAGTAAAGGGTTAGTCTTCCATAGGTAAATTATCCCTTCCAGATAGCTTGGATTCTATTCCATTTCTGTGTATTAATAATTTAGCCTTGCCCTCTGCccaccctgtctcccctgtcctcataaAAGGACCACTCAAGAGCCTCAGATTGTCTTTCACTATAGTCCAACAATTCATAGTTTTTGTTATTTCAAGTAGACAGCAAAGTCATTTGTGATatgaaaaataacattttggCAACACAAATTATACAGGAGAAGGCTTAAGTATACCCAGTAACTGAGTTGCAGCTTTCAGAGTATTGCAGACAACTTTCCCTCAGCTGGAAAATGTTCTTATTACATGTGGACTACTTAACTCAGCGCCATCAGTTTAGGTGTTGCAGAATAGGGTAATAAACATGAAAAAGCCAAGTAACTATGAAATTATGAATGAAGATGAAAACAGCGAGTAGGCCAAAAAGTGATAATACATTCATCTGAGCATAAGCAAGGGCAATATTCAGTAACCATAGAACATACCCTCACATTTCATAAGTTACTCATTCCAATGTCCATTATGTCCCAGGGAAAGGGGCATTATTCTAGCCAAACACCCCCAGGTTGAGAGCTTTGCCCTTCTGCTAACATGTGCAGGGCTTCGGGGAGTTTGCGTCACTGGCCTGTTTGTCCTGCTCTCCCCACAGAGAAGTCATGTCTCGGTATAAATTAGTGGAACCCTGGAACGCATTCATCTCTTTCTTGTGAGCCTGCAGAACCAGCTGTGTCAACCGGATGAATGACTAGAAGATGTAAAAGAAAATATATCACCACAATTGCCTCATGTTCCCCAACATAACGTaaatatactaaacaaaaatataaaaacgcaaacacgtagtgttggtcccatttttcatgagcagAAGTAACATTTCAAAAcatttccatacgcacaaaaagcttatttctctcaaatattgtgcacaaatgtgtttacatccctgttagtgagcatttttcctttaccaagataattcatccaccagacagcccaggacctccacatttggCTTATTCACCTTattcaaattgttgcatgtttcatttatatttttgttcaatatccAAGGTATTGACTCATTAAGACCTGTCTCACCTCATTTATGTTGCAGTTGGTGCAGGCACTTGTCTCAAAGAATTCCATTCCATAGGTTTTTGCTAGCTGTAACAAGAGCTCATTAAGGATGGAAAATGTTCAACTGTGTATGGAAGAAAATAGTTATGGCGAAGTCAAACAGTGAGATAAAGGCCAACCTTGCTTCCTTGTTCTTTAGGAACTTTCCTCATCTGCTCCTCATCAGCCTTGTTCCCCACCAGGACCCTCTGCACCTTGTCAGGGGCGAACTGAAACAGTGTGACAGGGTTGAGAAATAGACGACCGGGCACCAGTTCAATGAGAAACGATGTAAATACTAGGTCAGTCATACACAGAACCTGAGAAAAGGACAAGGGGGCACAAAAAGAATGACATGGAGAGGGCTGTGTTTTATCAGTAGGTGTTAGCCTTACCTCATCCACATCACTAGCCCACTTCAAAATGTGCTGAAAGGAGCTGGAACTTGTGATGTCATACACCAGGAGAATTCCCTAGTGAAAGATCAAGAGGGGAGGGACTATCATGACAGATTGTGAGCACATGACTAGGCACTTCATATTAAGGAAACTTAACTGGTACAGGTTATTCATTCCCGAACAGGGATTATTGGTGTATGGAGAACCCACCTGAGCCCGTCTGTAGTACTGTTTGGTGATGGTCTGGTATCGTTCCTGGCCAGCAGTATCCCTGCACACAGACAGAGGTAATTCCCAGTTTTACATGTGACCACATTTCAGAATATTTCTAATCAACAAGTAAAGCTGTTGAAACACTGTTTGACAGAACATAAAATGTACATGTGTGATAAGTGTGTCAATCACTACTGTAGTGTGGTAAATCATTGTCTGGAAGATCTTTTCACTCACCATATCTGCACTCGTACTTTAATGCCATCTACTTGTAATGTTCTCATTTTGAAATCAACTCCTAAAAAAGTAAGCAAAATTAAGTTTTGCAAACAAACATGCATTACTCTTGGCTGCATCTTCTATCCATCTCCCTATTGTTGAATTCTGTATCTCCCTCCGGTTTGCCATACTGAGCTTGTGCCTTCATGCATCTTTATTCTTCATTTTTCCATTGCTGGACTGGAGTTTTACCGAAGCCTCAGAGTGTAGCCTAATCTCAATATATCCTACTCGTGCGTCAAAGCAGCCTGTACTAGTCAATAAGTATCCCTATTAGGTTAACATTCGTACCCCTGGGCTAATGGTAACAGTGACACAAACTTGAAGTGGATACTGATGAGGACTGGGTTACTAAGATACCCACTTAACCCAGTTGAAGGTCCTTTCAAGCAGTCTTTAGAGGTCATCTTGCTAAAGGGAATTCAATTGTTATTTACTACAGTGCATTCCTGCAGGGCCAAGGAAGACGTGACTTGGGCTGTCTATCGACTTCCGCATGAAAATATAAATTtaaatgtcagtgtgtgtgtgtgtgtgatagcttCACAGTTGAAGCGTAAAAACCCATCAAATATTCAGGTGCAAAAGGTCAGCTGCTTGCAACATTACCTTAACAACAACCACACCTGTCAAACACAGTAAACAACAGAGTTGAAGCAAACACTTTCACACCAGGATATGCTTCAGGTAACAGATCGGCAtcatactgtgccttcagaaagtattcacacccctcgactttttccacattttgttgtgttacagcctgaattcaaaagggATTAAACAAAATAATCTCaccaatctacaaacaataccccataatggcagtGAAAACacatttagaaatgttttcaaatgtattgaaaatgaaatacaattttaactgaacaaaaatataaaacgcaacaattTAAGATTTCACTGAATTACAgtacataaggaaatcagtcaacagAAATACTTTCACTAGGCCTCAATATATGGCTTaaacatgactgggcaggggcacagccatgggtggacttaggcccacccacttgagaGCCAGGCTCACCCACTGGAGAAACCCAGCCCTGGCAATCAgtgatttccccccccccacaaaacagctttattacagacagaaatactttgGTTTCAAAAACTGTCCGGGTGGCTGTTATTAGATGATCCCGCAAGTGAAGAAACCagatggaggtcctgggctgatgtggttacacgtggtctgcgtttgtgaggccggttggacatactgccaaaatcTCTAAAATTAAGTTGGAAGcggcttacggtagagaaattaacattcaattatctggcaacagctctggtggacatttctgcagtcagcacaCTCCCTCACAACTTGAGGCATCTATGGCATTGTCTTGTGACAaatggcacattttagagtggccttttgtcctcAGCATAAGGTGCACCTATGTGATAGTCATACTGTTtcatcagtttcttgatatgtcacacctgtcaggtggatgaattatcttagCTTGAAGAAATGCttactaatagggatgtaaactaatttatgcacaacatttgagagaaatgttggcatatggaacattttggggatcttttatttcagctcatgaaacatgggaccaacactttacaaaaataaaggcaacatgtagagtgtacaacgttgttgatccatcctcagttttctcctatcacagccatttaaactaactgttttaaagtcaccattgatctcatggtgaaatccctgagcagtttccttcctctccg encodes the following:
- the LOC109904030 gene encoding ras-related protein Rab-15 isoform X2, with protein sequence MQGVDFKMRTLQVDGIKVRVQIWDTAGQERYQTITKQYYRRAQGILLVYDITSSSSFQHILKWASDVDEFAPDKVQRVLVGNKADEEQMRKVPKEQGSKLAKTYGMEFFETSACTNCNINESFIRLTQLVLQAHKKEMNAFQGSTNLYRDMTSLWGEQDKQASDANSPKPCTC
- the LOC109904030 gene encoding ras-related protein Rab-15 isoform X1, coding for MAKQYDVLLRLLVLGDSGVGKTCLLCRFTDNEFNSSHISTIGVDFKMRTLQVDGIKVRVQIWDTAGQERYQTITKQYYRRAQGILLVYDITSSSSFQHILKWASDVDEFAPDKVQRVLVGNKADEEQMRKVPKEQGSKLAKTYGMEFFETSACTNCNINESFIRLTQLVLQAHKKEMNAFQGSTNLYRDMTSLWGEQDKQASDANSPKPCTC